In Phocoena phocoena chromosome 8, mPhoPho1.1, whole genome shotgun sequence, the following are encoded in one genomic region:
- the OR6Q1 gene encoding LOW QUALITY PROTEIN: olfactory receptor 6Q1 (The sequence of the model RefSeq protein was modified relative to this genomic sequence to represent the inferred CDS: inserted 1 base in 1 codon; substituted 1 base at 1 genomic stop codon) translates to MAPGTERVPCAYFGLTCIQVWRNKGRKSLPTEDETIELESQLEGQQPCDPNWTHITEFVMVGFAEVHEMRLLFFTLFFTMYLFTLVENLAIILVVGLDHQLRRPMYVFLTHLSCLEIWYTSVTVPKMLAGFIGGHGGKNISYAGCLSQLFIFTFLGATECFLLAAMAYDRYVAICMPLXYGALVSWGSCIRLSAACWLVGFLTPILPIYLMSRLTFCGPNVIDHFFCDTSPLLALSCSDVTLKETTDFLVSLAVLLTSSTVIAVSYGNIVWTLLHIRLAAERRKAFXHLTVVSLFYGTLFFTYVRTKVAPSINFNKVVSVFYSIVTPMLNPLIYSLRNKEVKGALGRAFSFRSWKGQ, encoded by the exons ATGGCGCCTGGCACAGAGCGGGTGCCCTGTGCATATTTTGGTCTGACCTGCATACAAGTTTGGAGGAataagggaaggaaaagtctTCCTACTGAAGATGAGACTATCGAACTTGAGTCACAGCTGGAAGGCCAG CAGCCATGTGACCCAAACTGGACCCACATAACAGAGTTTGTTATGGTGGGCTTTGCCGAGGTGCATGAAATGCGCCTCCTCTTCTTTACTCTCTTCTTCACTATGTACCTGTTCACCTTGGTGGAGAATTTGGCCATCATCCTGGTTGTGGGTTTGGACCACCAGCTACGTAGACCGATGTATGTCTTCCTGACACACTTGTCCTGCCTTGAAATCTGGTACACTTCAGTCACAGTGCCCAAGATGCTGGCTGGTTTTATTGGGGGACACGGGGGCAAGAATATCTCCTATGCTGGATGTCTGTCCCAGCTCTTCATCTTTACCTTCCTTGGGGCAACAGAGTGTTTCTTACTGGCCGCCATGGCCTATGACCGCTATGTGGCCATTTGTATGCCTCTCTGATATGGGGCCTTGGTGTCCTGGGGCAGCTGCATCCGTCTGTCAGCTGCTTGTTGGCTGGTTGGCTTCCTCACCCCCATTTTGCCCATCTACCTCATGTCCCGACTGACATTTTGTGGCCCCAATGTCATTGATCACTTCTTCTGTGATACTTCACCCCTGCTAGCCTTGTCCTGCTCGGATGTCACCCTGAAGGAGACCACAGACTTCCTGGTCTCTCTGGCTGTGCTCCTGACCTCCTCCACAGTCATCGCTGTGTCCTATGGCAACATTGTCTGGACGCTGCTGCATATCCGCTTGGCTGCCGAGCGCCGGAAGGCCT TCCACCTGACTGTGGTGAGCCTCTTCTACGGCACTCTCTTCTTTACGTATGTCCGGACCAAAGTGGCCCCTTCTATCAACTTCAACAAGGTGGTTTCTGTCTTCTACTCCATCGTCACTCCAATGCTCAACCCTCTCATCTACAGTCTTCGAAACAAAGAGGTGAAGGGAGCTCTGGGCAGAGCCTTTTCCTTCAGGTCTTGGAAAGGTCAgtga